AGTCAACCATTTAAAAATGGAGCGTTTATTATTTCACTCCTTCTATGAATCTTGGAACATATCATAGAGTTCAAATTGCCATGGAATTTCAAACTTTTGGCTTAAAGCAAAGTTCTTATGATTGTTTTCATAGATAGGTTACCAGGGATTTTAGCGATTCTAATGGAATATTTTTCCCCAGATTGGTAAACTTATTCTTTAAAAAGAAATTCGTAGTTTTTCTTAAGAATTCAATTTAAGTACTGATATACAGTATTTTACGTGTTGTTTATTCACTAGTTTGTGATTAGGCATAGCTTATGCACTTGATATAACATATTAATTAAATATTCACTTAAAAATAGAAATATGAGTTCGATTGAAGATAAATTGAAAGGAAATTGGAATGTTGTCAAAGGGAAATTGAAGCAGGAATATGCTGAGCTCAATGACGATGATTTAAAATTCGAAGAAGGTCAAGAAGATGAGCTTATCGGTAGAATTCAGAAAAAAACTGGTAAGGCAAAAGAGGATGTAAAAAGTTTTATTGATAGCCTATAATTTAATAGCCCATCCATTAAAAAGTAAAAGCCCCGCACTTAATTAAGTGCGGGGCTTTTTTTTACTTTTTGGCAGCGTTTTTCTTTGCTGTTACTTCAGTTCTGATCTCTTGTGCTAGGTTTTTGATGGCTTGCATACCATTTCTTACTCTAGTTCCAGCAGCCTTGTTTCCTGCTTCATAAAATTTTTCGAAATCTGCTTCCAAAGAATGAACGAGGTCTTGAACTTCTTTAAATCTGCTCATAATAGCTTTTTTGTTTAAAATTATAATTTAGGTTTTTTGGCGAAAATTGCCATTTAGTAATATTAGTAACTTTAATGACCTTAGGAAAGGGTTTTCAAATTGATTTTGAAGTTTTTCGTTAAAAATCCTCTTTCTATTCACTTTTACTATGATTTTCCAGAAAAAATCTAAAAAAATGCCTCCAATTCGTTGAGGCTTCACTTTTGTGGGAATATTCTTAATTGATCAAAGAATTCTGGTTTTTCAATTGAAGGAATGGAATATTCTAAAAAAATCAACTGTATTTGTTTTGTGAATTCTGGTTTTAGATTTTTCGATTTTTAGAAATATGCCGTTCTTGAGCAATTATTTTTCTGAGATGACTATTTGGCAATTAATTAAAGATGCTGTTCAGGGGAAAGAACAGGATTTCACAAAACTCAGCCTTAAAACCGCAATTTTCGTTCTGGCGATTCCAATGATCTTGGAGATGGCCATGGAATCCTTGTTTGCAATCGTGGATATATTTTTTGTTGCTAAACTGGGAGAACATGCGATTGCTACGGTTGGTCTTACAGAATCAGTCGTCGTATTGGTCTATGCCATGGGTTTTGGAATCAGTATGGCCGCAACAGCTTTGATATCGAGAAGATTTGGAGAGAAAGAATATAAGGAAGCTGGTGCAGCAGCTTTCCAACTTTTATTAGTGGGAGGCAGTATTGCTATAGTACTCGGGGTTTTAGGTTGGACTTTTGCTCCACATGTTTTGTCTTTAATGGGGGCGGAACAGGCTGTAATTGACACTGGCGTAGGTTTTACCCGAATAATATTTGCAGGAAATATTGCGATACTTTTATTGTTTTTACTTAATGGTGCTTTCAGAGGAGCCGGCCAAGCTCATCATGCGATGCGTTCACTTTGGATTTCGAATGGGTTAAACATGATTTTAGACCCTTTGTTTATTTTCGGAATCGGCTCTTGGTCTGGTTGGGGGTTGGAGGGTGCAGCAATTGCAACCACCTTTGGAAGGTCTATTGGTGTACTCTATCAGTTGTACCATCTTTTTAATGGTAAACATAAGCTTACTATCCTAAAAGAAAATATCAAAGTATCATGGGCTATTATCAAGAAGATCATGAACATAGCCATAGGAGGTATGGGGCAGTTTTTAATTGACTCCGTATCTTGGATTGCTTTGACGAGGATGAATGCTGAATTTGGATCCACCTCATTGGCTGGTTATACCATTGCTTTTAGAATTTTGATTTTTACAATATTACCTGCCTGGGGACTTTCGGGAGCAGCTGCCACTTTGGTAGGGCAAAATCTGGGAGCCAAACAAGTAGATCGCGCTGAAAAAGCTGTTTGGTTAACTACCCGCTATACTATGACTTTCATGGCGGTAATTACTGTTATTTATTTACTCTTTAATGAGCAGCTCGTGCACTTTTTCACGGATATTGAAGAGGTAAAAGAAATTGCATCTCAAGGTCTTTGGGTGATTGTGTTAGGCTATGTGTTTTTTGCCATGGGAATGGTTCTTACGCAAGCTTTCAATGGAGCTGGGGACACCAAGACACCTGCTTATATCAATATTGGAGTGCTATGGTTTTTGGAGGTGCCTTTGGCTTATGTATTGGCATTTACGTTTGGTTTGGCACATTTAGGGATTTTTATAGCAATTTCTTTTGCGCACTCTTTTCATGCATTAGTAGCACTATATTACTTTAAAAAGGGAAAGTGGAAGACCATAGAGGTGTAGCTTTTTAACAAAGACTTTATTTTTACCAGATAGTTCAGGATAGTCAAATCGAGATTTAACTGAATTTTAAATGCAATTCTTATCTTTTTGAAAGAAAATAATAAACCCATGCCCAAGACCGAACCGAGCAACCCGCAGTTTCAATACAATCAGCGATACATATGGTTAATCAGTTTGACAGCGGCTTTAGGTGGATTCTTATTTGGATATGACTGGGTAGTTATCGGCGGTGCCAAACCATTTTATGAGCCTTTTTTCAATATCACTTCACCTTCCGATCAAGGATGGGGAACAAGCTCAGCATTGGTTGGCTGTATGGGAGGTGCTATTTTATGTATCCTTCTTAGTGATAAATTAGGGAGAAAACGTCTGTTGATATTTTCTGGCTTTCTATTTTCACTTTCTGCATTAGGAACTGCTCTTTCGGATACATTTTGGTGGTTTAATACCTACAGAATTATTGGTGGTATTGCCATGGGAATAGCTTTAAATTTATCACCACTTTATATCGCAGAAATTTCCCCACCGGAGAAGCGAGGGATGTTTGTCACTATCAATCAGCTTCTGGTCATGGTTGGTGTTTTATTAGCTCAGCTTTGTAATTGGCAAATATCTTTGATAGATGCGAATCTTCCTGATAATGCGACTTTTGAAATGATTGCAAGTAGTTGGAGTGGCCAATATGCTTGGAGATGGATGTTTGGTGCAGAAATGATTCCAGCAACGCTGTTTTTCTCTTTGATGTTTCTTGTTCCTGAAAGCGCTCGATGGCTTGTGAAAAATAACCAATCAGAAAAAGCAAGGTCGGTATTGGAAAGAATAGGCGGTAAAGATTATTCAGAGATTTCTATCAAAGCAATTAACACGACCTTAGAAAAGTCTGAATTGGGTAAGGTTCATTACAAAGACCTATTAAAAAAACCACTACCAAAACTAATTGGGATCGGTATTTTCCTTTCTTTTCTCCAGCAGTGGTCCGGAATTAATGTGGTGATTTATTATGCAGCAGATATTTTTCAAGCAGCAGGATATAACCTAAAGCAAATGATGCTAAATATCGTGGTCATTGGAGGGGTAATGGTACTTTCCGTTTTTATTACAATTTTCACTGTTGATAAGTTTGGAAGGAAGAAGCTTTTGCTCATTGGAACTGGTGCAATGGCTATTTTATATGCAATGATTGGGTATTCTTTTTTGGTGGAAAAAGGAGGACTTACTGTAGTGATTTTAGTTCTTTTAAACGTGATGTTTTATTCCTTTACTTTGGCTCCATTGCTTTGGGTAGTATTATCAGAAATTTTCCCTACCAGAATCCGTGGAGCTGCTATTTCCATCGGTGCTTTGGCACATTGGATTGGGAATTTTACACTGACTTATTTTTTTCCGGTGATCAAGGAAAATTTGGGTTGGGCTAATAATTTTTGGTTATACGGGGTTATCTGTGCTTTCGGGTTTTTAGTGGTTTACTTTGTCCTTCCTGAGACAAAAGGAAAATCTCTCGAGGAGTTAGAAAAGGATTTTAATTAGAAAATTGAATTTAAAATTGGAGTATTTGAAGTTAATTTACTTAATTAGTGCTTTAGTTTACAATTTTTGATTTTTCGTCCCTATGAAGTTTTAGGAGACAATTATTTGATCTGATTGTATAGTTTTTTAAACCAATCCAACAAAACCAATTTTATGATATCATTAAAAAGAAGCCTGCTGGCAATAGTTGCCACAGCAGTGCTAACTATTGCCTGTCATCCAGATCGAGGTAATGAGAAAGTTATTGTCTCTCCAACATCTACTTACTCTTCTGAGGTTGTATTAGACTGGGGAGAACTTATTTTAATCCTTTCCAGAGACTGCCCGGGATTTTCTCCACCGGTTGTTGCTAGGGCTATGGGTTATATCGGAATAAGTCTATATGAGAGTGTGCAGGGAGGGATGCCTCAATATAAAAGTTTGCAAGGGCAACTCAATGAGTTTGAAATAGGAACACTGCCCAAAGTCCAACCTGGAGAAAAGTATATCTGGGATTTAGTAGCAAACTCTGCTTTGGCTAGAATTGTAGAAAATGTTTATCCAAATGCTAGCACCTCCAATCAGGCAGCAATAGGTCAGCTTGAGGCTGACTGGATTGAAAAATATGCTGATGAGGATCCAGAACTTTTAAATAAATCTATTGCCTATGGAAATGCGGTAGGTGAAGCAATGGCAGCATTTGCAGATACCGACACGTATCAAGAAGCCTATGCTCATAATTTTCCTACAGACTATGTGGCTCCTACCACTCCGGGTAGCTGGGAGCCAACTTTACCAGGTTTTCAGTCCGCATTACAACCTTATTGGAAAGATGCGCGAGTTTGGTTGACAGAAAATGTAGACGGCACCCTTCCTGTGCCTCCATTACCTTTTTCTACCGACCCTAATTCTGATTTTTATGCGGAAGCTATGGAGGTTTATTCAGTAGTGAATAATCTTACTGAAGAAGAAATTACGATAGCCGAGTTTTGGTCAGATGATCCACAGAGAACCGCCACACCAGGAGGACATTCACTTTCTATTGCTTTAGAGATTTTAAGAAATGAAAATGCTGATTTGGCATTGGCAGCTTTGACTTTTGCGAAGTTGGGAATGGCGGTAAATGACGCTTTTATTTCTTGCTGGAATGCCAAATACATTTACAACCTTATCCGTCCTATTACTTATGTTCATCGATATATTGATAATACTTGGGAGATACCTTTAAATACACCCCCTTTTCCGGAATATACCTCTGGACATTCTGTTCAGTCTGGGGCAGCAGCACAAGTTTTGACAGATATTTTCGGAGAAAATTATGCTTTTACGGATAACATGCATTTATCACGTGGTGATATTGATGGTAGTCCAAGGAGTTTTAATTCCTTTTTTGAGTTTGCCGATGAAGCTGCAATATCCCGATTATATGGAGGTATTCATTTTCGCGCTGCAATTGAAGTTGGAGTGGATCAGGGAATGCAGGTTGGGAAAAATATTGGAAAGATTAAGTTTAAGTGATTTAAGCTAGATTAAAAAAGGTGTGGAGCAATTCACACCTTTTTTTGCTTCTTGGAATCTTCCCTTTCCATGAAAAAGCTTTAATTTCGACCAAGAAACAAAACCTATGAGCAACAACGACATCCTTAGAAGCCTTCGCTATACATTTGATCTCAATGATTTTTTAATGATTGAAATTTTCGGTTTCGCTGGAGTTGAAGTGGATAGACCTACCGTTTCAAATTGGCTTAAAAAAGATGAGGATGAGGATTTTAAGCCTATCTATGATAAAGAACTTGCGGCTTTTTTAAATGGGTTTATCATTTTAAAAAGAGGAAAAAAAGATGGACAAGAGCCTGTTAACGAGAAAAGTTTAAGCAATAACTTAGTTTTAAGAAAGCTAAAAATTGCTTTGAGCCTGATAGATGAAGACA
Above is a window of Algoriphagus machipongonensis DNA encoding:
- a CDS encoding sugar porter family MFS transporter; this translates as MPKTEPSNPQFQYNQRYIWLISLTAALGGFLFGYDWVVIGGAKPFYEPFFNITSPSDQGWGTSSALVGCMGGAILCILLSDKLGRKRLLIFSGFLFSLSALGTALSDTFWWFNTYRIIGGIAMGIALNLSPLYIAEISPPEKRGMFVTINQLLVMVGVLLAQLCNWQISLIDANLPDNATFEMIASSWSGQYAWRWMFGAEMIPATLFFSLMFLVPESARWLVKNNQSEKARSVLERIGGKDYSEISIKAINTTLEKSELGKVHYKDLLKKPLPKLIGIGIFLSFLQQWSGINVVIYYAADIFQAAGYNLKQMMLNIVVIGGVMVLSVFITIFTVDKFGRKKLLLIGTGAMAILYAMIGYSFLVEKGGLTVVILVLLNVMFYSFTLAPLLWVVLSEIFPTRIRGAAISIGALAHWIGNFTLTYFFPVIKENLGWANNFWLYGVICAFGFLVVYFVLPETKGKSLEELEKDFN
- a CDS encoding vanadium-dependent haloperoxidase, with translation MISLKRSLLAIVATAVLTIACHPDRGNEKVIVSPTSTYSSEVVLDWGELILILSRDCPGFSPPVVARAMGYIGISLYESVQGGMPQYKSLQGQLNEFEIGTLPKVQPGEKYIWDLVANSALARIVENVYPNASTSNQAAIGQLEADWIEKYADEDPELLNKSIAYGNAVGEAMAAFADTDTYQEAYAHNFPTDYVAPTTPGSWEPTLPGFQSALQPYWKDARVWLTENVDGTLPVPPLPFSTDPNSDFYAEAMEVYSVVNNLTEEEITIAEFWSDDPQRTATPGGHSLSIALEILRNENADLALAALTFAKLGMAVNDAFISCWNAKYIYNLIRPITYVHRYIDNTWEIPLNTPPFPEYTSGHSVQSGAAAQVLTDIFGENYAFTDNMHLSRGDIDGSPRSFNSFFEFADEAAISRLYGGIHFRAAIEVGVDQGMQVGKNIGKIKFK
- a CDS encoding CsbD family protein; protein product: MSSIEDKLKGNWNVVKGKLKQEYAELNDDDLKFEEGQEDELIGRIQKKTGKAKEDVKSFIDSL
- a CDS encoding MATE family efflux transporter gives rise to the protein MTIWQLIKDAVQGKEQDFTKLSLKTAIFVLAIPMILEMAMESLFAIVDIFFVAKLGEHAIATVGLTESVVVLVYAMGFGISMAATALISRRFGEKEYKEAGAAAFQLLLVGGSIAIVLGVLGWTFAPHVLSLMGAEQAVIDTGVGFTRIIFAGNIAILLLFLLNGAFRGAGQAHHAMRSLWISNGLNMILDPLFIFGIGSWSGWGLEGAAIATTFGRSIGVLYQLYHLFNGKHKLTILKENIKVSWAIIKKIMNIAIGGMGQFLIDSVSWIALTRMNAEFGSTSLAGYTIAFRILIFTILPAWGLSGAAATLVGQNLGAKQVDRAEKAVWLTTRYTMTFMAVITVIYLLFNEQLVHFFTDIEEVKEIASQGLWVIVLGYVFFAMGMVLTQAFNGAGDTKTPAYINIGVLWFLEVPLAYVLAFTFGLAHLGIFIAISFAHSFHALVALYYFKKGKWKTIEV
- a CDS encoding YehS family protein, which gives rise to MSNNDILRSLRYTFDLNDFLMIEIFGFAGVEVDRPTVSNWLKKDEDEDFKPIYDKELAAFLNGFIILKRGKKDGQEPVNEKSLSNNLVLRKLKIALSLIDEDMLAMLKSVDFRLSKHELSAFFRNPKQSQYRDCKDQVLRNFLKGLQVKYRPN
- a CDS encoding histone H1, with protein sequence MSRFKEVQDLVHSLEADFEKFYEAGNKAAGTRVRNGMQAIKNLAQEIRTEVTAKKNAAKK